The following nucleotide sequence is from Zingiber officinale cultivar Zhangliang chromosome 10A, Zo_v1.1, whole genome shotgun sequence.
TGGAAAAGTTACATGATTGCCATGACGAGTAATATTTTCCTGGGGTCCATCCTTGAAGATTTTTGGTGATGTACTTTTCCTTCTGGTACACCATTACGTGGTGGGGCAGTTACTGGAAGAGTAGGCAGTGCATTTGACCAGAAAGGCAGTAACATCCTTAGAAACTTGTTACGAATGGGACCTACAGTTAAACTGAAATCAGTGAACcatgaatttaaaagaaaaaaatcattCTCTAGCATGTAGAAGAATATCCTTCAGTATTACAATCCAAAACAAATTCACATCCAGAAGGACCAGCAGTGAACATGATCTATAATCATTTACAAATAGGAATCCAACCCAGCAACTTCTCATCATTGTTTACTGGTAATTGATCCATATTAATAAGCTGGATTGATGGAAAATTCCTAGTGAGCACTCATTGCTGGGACATCATTGAGATCCACTATTGTTAGATTTATACTTGTAGAACATCTAGTGAGTcccacaataaaaaaaatatttggctTGGACCAAATATTAGCAAAATCACTACCTGTGATGTCAAGCATACAAATTATTTTAGTCGATCCCAACTAGCTTCTTTCCTCACTATAGATAATCCTGAGGGATTCTATGAAACGTTCAACTCAGGAGATCCTTACTCAAACATCAGATATAATAATGCACCAGGCCAGTCATTCAGTTAGGAACTATAGTTTATTTAATCTGCCTCTGATGAATACAAAAAATAGTGCAATGTTCATTGCTGATGAGGCAGAATAATAATTGCTAAACACAGCATTAGCAAGGTATCATTTTCCACCAAGGGAAGGTATGGTTAGCTACTGAAAGGGTCCTGTGCCAGCCAATTTCAAACATTCACAGAGTTCAATGAAACCTTAAGAGATAATGGAAGCAGTTAAGCACATGCTTATACATGAATGTGGCCCATAACTCGTACCAACTTCGAAGtatgtttaattcaatttattggCATGCAAAATGATTCCAAGAAAAAATTGATATTACAAGGCAGAAGCCTGGCATAGATTCATTTGTGGGATAAATCTATGTAACGGACCTCAAAATGGGCAAAATTAAGATCTATATGGACGACCAAATAATTGCaacttagtttgtttttgttgtaAAATGATACcaagaaagaaatgaaaatatgCTAGATCTTGCGACATAAACATGTGATAGTTATTTTTGATTTTTCAATAACTCGGGAGATGGCCCAAACTTTAGTGACGTTCCTGCTGGTCAAACATGTTACCGAACTAAACTGAAAAGTGAGATGGTACTACACAGAACGAGTAAGAGGGCTAAACTAACTTTCCAGATGCAGTCAGGTGGACATAAGAAAGAATGGAGGAAATTAGAGTAGTATATCAATTTATGAATTAATATATATATCAGAAAACTGAAATTTTCCACCAGTACAAAAAAATCTATATGAAACTTACACTTACACTAATAACATccaaaccttatcccactaggtgggatcgACTATATGTATCGTTCTACGCTATTGgactctatcccctactatatcattatttatatttaaataaattttatcttattttattgaagctaatcaagtctttttttggtcttcttcctcatttgatgtgCACATTTATCTAAGTACATGTCAataccatcttaaacatgtctctcggAGTTCTCTCTCAATAGGTGCAACCCGactttctctaaaatatttttatttcttatcttctccatccttgtaTGTCTGCACATTctcatctttgcaactctcatcttctgcaaATAGCAAATAATAAACTACAAATAGAAGAATGCTaagagagaataagagttgtgtctatTTGATAGCAGGAAAATGGACTTCTTCCTGATACCGCCTGAAAATATCTTCGACTGGTCTACCCAACCCTCCTTTTTCTAGTGACTTGGGACATTGCAACTCCTAAATTAGCACCTTTTACCTCATCTATAGGTAAGAGATCATTGTATTACTAAGTTATTCAGACACCAGTTTGAGCATCTGAAATGGGTAGAGATCTTGATTCCCAATACgtctattttctaaaaatatttacaTGTGCTCAATGGGAATATCGGTTTCCAACAACTCAGTCTCAGTGGCAGAGCTCAGATGTCTAACGCACGTCTGCAAGGGTAATATGAAGTGTCTTTGTATCAAAATTCAAAAGTTGTCTAGAACCTTCTGCATACCTAAAGATTAATACACAAGGCAGGTTATTGGCATTCATTTTCCTCAAGAAAGAAACTGTATTAGAAGTTCTACAAACTAAGGCTTGAAATCTCATTGTAAGCCTCGGTATCGATCCCTGACTAAATAAACATGCCAGCACCAAATTGATTGCGCTGGTCTCGTTGCTGGTCCATGTGCCCAGTCTTAACAAAAGAATAGGAGGAAGAGAACATATGTGCCTCCTCAAAATCCTCATGATCTCGCACAAGCCTCGTGGAGGACTCATTGTGCTAAGTGTTCATGAGGGAAGGCTCAACGCTTGTGGAGGTTCACCGGATGTCATCATTGTAGAGGAAGGCTCCTAGTGTTTAACCCTTGTCTTCACAATTGTCTCAAGTTCTTGACCTGTTTGGTCAGTCAACAAGTGGAATGACATGTTTTGCCTGAGTTGATCGGCACAATGAAACTGCTATTTATTTCACATTACCTAGTAGGAATTGAGTGTACAATGAACAATCAATGCCACAGAGATTGTAGGTACCAAAAAAAATCAATGAACTCAGTGTAGACACACAAAAAAAGGACCTGTAAATTAGCTTACCTCTTCTTGTGTACTTTTTGTttgttccatcttcatcatccgcATAATATGATGTTTCAGAATACTTTCTCTCATGGTAAGTTGGCTTCCTTGTAGCGGCACTAGGCTGAAAGAGACAATAAAAATGGCATGCTATAACATTACTGAGGCACTTCTAAAGAAGTTAATAGATGGATTGACTAAATAACATACATACTACACGTTTTTGCCCTAAATAAGAGTTAGGCTCATTAAACTCACAGTTTTCATGAAATGAGGATCTTGATCTTTCATGATTTGGTGTTCCAAAGCATTAGGACCTTCAAGTTCAACAATTTCAGATTCTGTAACCATAGAAGAACCCACCCCAACAATGGAGTTATATACTTCATCTAGGTACTTAGCGTCTGTGGCTTGTACAGATATTGGTCTTGAATCTTTATCAGAGTTAAATGAAGATGCTCCACCTTCTGTGTCTTCAGCCGGTGAAATGTGTATCAGGGAATCAGAAGCAAAAGCAGGAGGACCATGATTCCCAGATGCAGGAGGTGGAACTATATGATTTCCAAATACATTTTTCTCCAGACCACTCTGTCATATGTTAGACTAGATATATTATATGTTAAACGTTTCAAGAGAACGTGCACTGAGGAATTGACTGCAGGATGGTTATGGGGATATAAAAACATCTAATTGATGTTAAACAATAGCTGGAAAACAAAAGATTATCAGTGAAACTGACCTCATACAAACTTGACTAAGTCATGATGCAAAGAGGGACGAACATATGGAACTTTACGCAAGAAATTCAAGTAATTTTCAGTTTCAATATTCCAGCAATTGACGCATACTGAATGGGCTCAAACTTGAGTGAAATTTAGGTTATGCTATGTCACACATTATCCTTGCAaacactatatttttcaggtgtACTATCTTTTGAGAAGTCTAAAGGCTATTTTAGCTCCTTTTTTCAAAGGAAAGGTTTAGTTAACCAATAAAATCACAGATGTGAGAGTCAATAGTTTCTGAAGCAGCAATATGAGTCATGAAATGAGGAGTGTTAGGATATTAAAAATGAAAAGCAATAGCTAATTCATTCATCTTCAATATTCTTTCACAATACTTCTGAGTCTCTGTTTTCTATGGTCATCCTTCTGACTACCATATTTGATTAGAAAACTGAAAAATACAGTATAATATGCTACTCTTCATAATTATTATTCTACTGTCACATGCTGCTAACTTACACATCAGGCCTTTGCCTATAAAAGAAGAGATACTCGAAACTGCAATGAAATTGTTTAAGAAACATATTCAGTTCAAAAAATGCTTCACAAACAAGGTAAATAAATGAGTTTGTAGGTTAGTAGCTGGCCTGGTGAGGTAAAGGTTGTTGTTGTTCATGTGATTGAACACTTTAATCAGGCTAGATGAAAGACCAGCTCAAAGCTTGGCATATAATTCATTAGTGCTCGTTGATGACAATCTTGAAATCAAGGGAATGTGTTACAAGTTAAACTCAAACAGCAAGAAAGAGAAAGAAGATTATGACTCTGAATTGAACTGAACAGAAAACTCATATCTTAATTCCAGAGTTGAAGAATTAGATAAGGTAGACAGATCATCATAGAATATGGAAGAATAATTTGCATTTGTAGCAAGAATGTTAGTTgatgactaaaaaggaaattaGAATAGGAAGGGCCTGATCAATTTGGAACAGAAAGGAAACAACTGAATTCTCAAAGAACAATTCTTGCCTACTCATACTAGCTTTTGAATTAGTGCCATTCTATCTCATCAAGAAATATGCCCACTACTGGCAGTATCTTCCCAATATTTTTAATTTACATtaccaattaaattaaaatgtcaATGTGACTAATATAAGAATTCATTTGTgattagacaacaacaaactatcATGAATTTTCAATTCAGCATGATAATTTAGGAGATTGATAGCACTAGCATATGTCTTAGTGATGAATGAAATATAATTAACATCCTAGTAGACATCTTAAATAGAAAATAACACCAACTCATAGTTCACTCTGAAAATGGTCATACTGTGCTAAAAGGACATAACACTGAATTGATGAATCATGAATTATAAACCACTGAATAACCAGGATATATCACATTAAAGTATGAAGCATTCAGGTCATACATTCATAATACAAACTCCAAGAGTATAATGGTGATGATCTAAGATCAAGCAGGATTTACCTGAATTATTGCTTCTTTAAGCTTCAAGTGTAGGTGAGACCCTGTATCTTTGATGCTTATAGGCGGCCACACCTGCAAAAAACTTCATCACTATTTCCAGGGCAGACTAACTTCTGATATAAATATACAATACCATATTACTTATAGTTCAGCAACTAGAACTAAAGGATTTGAGTGTAGTCAAAGTAATTGGCAAACACTCCTAAACTTAGCAAAATTAAGGATATATCATAGAATATATAATAAGAGAGTTAGTCTTTAAAACTAAAGAAAAGGTAAAAGACAAGGAGAATTTGTTGCAGTCTGGTCTCTATGTATTTGGTGTGTGGAGTGTGGATACCTCAAATTTGAGCTCCCTCATAAGGTCTGCTCAAGACACTAAGTCTTTGTTTATGAGGAAAGGAGAGCTCCAGTTTCAAGGAGCTCTCACTTGTTAACTCAAATTGAGAACTGACAGAGATAATGAACTTTCCCTCTCTGCGGATTTTTTCACCCAAATCTTGTCTTGTAGACTGGAGAGGAGGGACAAATCTCCAATTTACCACCCTGTTACAAGGATAGTGGTCATGGTGTGGTTGAGATCACCGTAAATATTTgccttttaaaaatttcttttaaagaaatgcatgaaaatattttttttctgacCAACTCAAACCCCAAATATTGACCAAGACTAAAGCCCAAACTACCAGATAACTACGGAACCTTTGAAAGAAAATTTCACAGCGTGAATAATTTACCCTGTGAccagtgggaaacttccgtgggaccaAGCCGGTCACCCCAgcgatagtcaatgaggctaactgggattatcatttttttaacatAGAGTAAACAAAGAGTTATGGCGCCCAACAAAAGTCAAGTTGTAGTTATACTTCCTACCAAAAAGGTTGGAAAGTGTCTGAGGCTGAAAGCCAACTATGGGAATATGGAATTGACATAGAAAGATGGCCCAACTTCATCACCAAAGGAAGTCAATGCTTTGCCCATTCTAATTATCAAGATCCAGCTACCAAATCAGAAATATttctaataacaaaaaaaaaacgagGAGAACATTCTACAGCAATGAGCAAATGGTTAATTCACTCAAATCTTTCTTGGAAGTGGAAAACCAAAAGATGCTGCCTGCCAAAGAACACATGGTTGAGTGGGCTAAATTTAACCAGACATCCATTCAACTTTTTCATTTGGAAGGAAGAAAATAATATCCTACTCATAATCTCCAACTGAATAATATTATCCAACCAGGATGATGTTTCACTGGAAGACTTGCTAGTATAACTTACAGGAGTAGAACAAGTAGGGCAGACATATCCTGCAGGTGCAGTTTGAGGTGGGTAGCCTTTAACATGTGAGACCAAGCAATTTGTGTGCATAAGATCTGAAATAAGAAACACAACAATTAGTTAAAAACTTCAGTGTCAAAGAACAAATATGAATAACAAAGTGAGGGCACTTACGCAAGCAACCCAATCTTGTAGTTTGATCCCTTCCTTCTTCCAATGCAATATTGCAGAAAGAGCATGTGGGTGGCCAGTCATATTCTCCATCAACGACCCAATCTGAGTATTTTTTCACCTAAAGAGTCGAACAAAGTCTGGTGGTCACTCTTCCATCTAGTTGATTTTGGTATAAGTTACCCAACAGCTACCATAACAAATCCCAGTGCAATGAGTGCACTCTTGCTAACTGAGACTTACATGAACATTTCAGCAGAAAAACTTATTGGTTATTAAgagaaggcaaaaaaaaaaaaatatagcgtctaaaaattaaaagaagatgtCAATGCAAACTCAAACCCTGGCACAAAGATGGAAAATTGATAGCTAAAGATAACAATAACAAGTATCTGTTTGCTGTTGCACAAGTTGATTTTCAAAGAAGTTAAACATatgtaagaattttatttaaacaaaaagatgaaaagGTATGACAATATCAAGCTATATTCGCCATAATCAAGTGTTGGAAGACACATCTGGTTCAGTTATCATTGATGCAAAATATGCTGGATATATGTTTTCCTTGAACAAGGAATAGAGGAAAAAGGGATATCTTTGTCACTGACTGGCAGTGATCAGTAAAATGCATAAGTATGTGCACCTTAGTATGTGTACTGACCTGAAAGTCTTTATACACATGACTATCCATGTAAAACTAAATGACTCAGTGAGTTGTAGCTTACAAATGCAAGTGGTATCTTGATGTTATAGTTAACAATCAGTTTTACTAGAATGTTTCTAATTACGAATAATGATAGTGTTGTAATCAATTTGAATTGTCCCACTAATTTACCCTGAACTTAAGACCAGAAAGTTAGCACAGAATTCTTTTCACCTGCAATACCCAGTCATGGAAAAAAAAGTACTCATGAAAGCAAAAGTTTAGATGAGTACCACACAGATTTGATGTTCTGAGAAACATATGCACTCTCCACAAACTGGAACTTTGTGAACAAAGCAATAAAGCCTGGTTGCCTACACACAAAGCTCCATTAGTCTCAAGAAAACTACACAACCCAGAAATATGCAACATAGATTTTCTCATTCAAGAACAAAAGGTGTTCTCTCTAGTGAAATACTGAAACAATTTCAACAATAACAAATTCATTAATCAAATTTCCCCAATTTGTTCTCCTAACAAAGATATTACAACCAAAACCTAGGCTACAAATTGATGCTCTTCCACAGTTATTCCAGGCAGAAGAAACATACCGTGTCATTAAGAACCTAGTTCAGATACATCGAAGCAAACGAAACAATCTAATCAAACTATGAACGGAACCAGCGGGCGAAAATTACAAACCTTAACAATAAACCTTCAATCAGTACTAGAATGTAGCGTAATGCAATAGCTTCAAATCTTCGGGCACGAGTTTAATCCGACGAAGGATCGAAAAGGAAGgcatttaaaaaatgaaataaagctCTTTTGCAGCGATGGCATACGGAAAAAAAGTGGAACCGGATTGAAATGTACCTTGCGGCATTTGCAGACAACCATCGCATAGATAGAAGATCCAGGAATGAAGGGCAAGAAACGGCACAAAAAACCACCCGGTGAAGGCTAAGAAAAAGAGTAGGTTGTTCCAAGAAGCAGCATGAAGCCCAGCGACGAAGAGATCTGGGACGAACAAGGAGCTAAAGCGCCCGAGACACGAGAATGATTTCGTAACTCTTAAGTATACCAAAAATACGAAAGTGCGACTGAACCGGGTTCAGGTGCTCTACCGGTCTGGAAAAATCACACCCAGACGCACCCAAATCCCCGTGCCTGCTAGATTTCGGAATCATTTTCTATAACCCTCCAAATGTTTATAAATTATTGGGACTTCACAAGAAAGAGCTATGAGCTGTCCATCAcgccaaaaaaaaaaatgcataaaatttaaataattttcaaagataaTAAAAATTTCTTCTATGGTTGCCTCATAATCTACAGCATGGCAAGTGTACTGAGCGTTAGTCTCTACATCTCTGAAACACAGTATGAGTACTATGCCTTCCTCCAAGGTGTCGCCTATTCCTTTTGTACAAAACCGATCCTGTTAATTACTTGGTAGTATCCTCCCTCGATCCACTGATCACCTTCACATAGACTATCTCATCAAAATTTTATGATGATGAACTATCATAATCCGAGTTCGCATCTCGTCGCCATTCAGGCCTTTGGAAGACTGGCTGAGGAGCACTTGCAGATCCTATCACTGTCCTCTCATGCAAACTGCCCACTTCCTTGCAGACGCTATCTAGAACTGATAGGAAGTCCCTCACCACCATGAAGATCCTAAGAGGGTGAGCTTCCTCCTTTGCAGCATCGCCGTGAAAGAACTCTGTGGTTTCCTTCACCAAATTCATCACCCTCTTCTCTTCGACTTTAACACGACCAATCTCCTTTTCAGCCTCTACAAGAAATATCTTCATCGTCTCGAAAAAGCTCTTCCCTTGCGTGCATGACTTCTCGAGCTGTATAACTGACTTTACCTTCTCGAGCCCAGCTTCTAACTTTGAAACATATCCACTCAGAACATCTGAGTCCATTCCAGCTGCCTTTCTGACATTCCCAAGCTCATTGCTTAGCCCGGCTACAATCTTTAAGCCTTGCTTTCTAAATTGTCCTTCTCTTATGTTGCTGGATGGATTTTCTGTTGCTGGCTCAGTGCCTGACCCTTCAGACCTGATGATTTCTTGCACGACAAAGTGGAGAAGTGTGGTTTTCCCATCTGTCCCTTTTACATCCGCAAGTTTGAGAAGCGTGTCCAGCTTGAACGCTTTCGCTTGACCACGGTTGGTTCCCACATTCATCCTGTTGCCAGTCCTAAGAACAGCTTCCAGGAGCTTAAAAAACAGTCTGCTGCTTCTTAGATCTTGGCATGCTGCCTGTAGAAAATGTTTCAGGAAAAATGAGATTTACAAATTATAAATTAGCACAAGAGATAAGTGATGATGTTAACATGCTGGCGTATTAAGAAAAAACATAAGAATTTTCAGTTTCACAAAATAAAACAAAGTTTTCAATCATTAAATTTATGGCCAGTTAAATCAAGAATATTAGCAATACTAATCCAAACTTTTAGTTGCAAGTATGTGAAGCTTGATTGTAATAATTACCTCTAATGTTTGAAAAGATCTCATTAGATATTTTACTTCTGTCTCAAAATTTGCTCTATATAGCATTGCATCAACTCTTTTGAAGGCATATGGTACATCCAAGACGGCTCTCAGAAAGCGTTCAGCTGAACCTAACTTTTGTAGATCACCTGGGTAGTCACGTAATTTTagttcttcctcctttgtgggaGCCATTTTAACCAAAGTTTCCAATATCTCAGTTCCTAAACATTGAGGATTACCTGtcgaaaataattttataatttaataaagTTCAAATTGTAACCTATACAAAACCTTCACTGCAATATTTTTAATCATCAAAAAAATCCTTCTAGATTAAATGGGTATCTACATCAATCCTTAGGCGAAAGGATCCATCACTTTAAtaaaacataattaattattGTATCTAATGTAACGACCAAACGTAACTTTTGCAAAATCAGAACAAAATCAAATCGAATTTGACTGAACTGaacaaaatgaattttttttagataaacTAAACCAACCGAACTATGCCACTAAAATCAAACAAACCGatcttatataaaatcaattaattcaaaCGATTACTAAATTAACCAAACTTTTCTTATCAATCAAGTCAATTGATACTGAGTTAAGTCCACCATTCGCCAATTGAGACATTGATTTAAGTATATCCATTCACTACCAATTCAGTTTAATCGGTTTAACGGATTTCTGAATTTTAAAATCGAGATTGAACCAAATAAATTGAATAagcaagattttttaaaataagaataaaattttaaattaaccgAATCGAACTTCCAAATTCAATTAGTTATTTTGGGTTAACTGATATTTCACTCCTTAGTTCTTGTTTTCCCTTTCAACTATGATATATAATTTAGGTCTGTTTACTTAGAAAGGAATGGGATGCAAAAAAACTTGCaatgaaataaaaattaatacatTTTAAGTTTCTCTGAACTTGTTTCACTACATCACTATTAATCAAGTGTATCTTCGTGGTTATTATGTATGAGATAATGCAAAGACATTTCTTATTGGAAAAGCGGCTTGGTCAACGACATTTCAACTAAAGGGAACAAGGTTATCAACTCAAACTGGTTCTTCTTGATTAATGTCGGTCATATGTCTTCAACTAGTCTAAGAGGCCTGATTGctcatttattttaaatcttatggaTTTTCCTAATACAAAAGTCTTAGGTGATGTTTGGTACACGGATATGGAAATAGGGAATTCGATTCATTCTCAAACCTTGTGTTTGATTGATGAGAACGGGAattagattttggaatgaaacccaaaaatttaAGTATTGATGAAACTCATTTCCTCCCTTAGGTTTCACCATATCCAAAAACTTGGATATCATCTAAATtattttggacgaaaatacccttaatatatttgttcaatttttctttcatatcactttctctctccttattctctctcatcatactttctctctcctctcctcgcattatactttctttctcatcataccttgtctttcctcattctctctcatcatacttctctacccttttctctctcatcatgcattatttcccatcacacactctcttattattttctctcatcacactttctctttctttatcctctctcatcatactttctctctttttcAAATCTCTCCCATTAGActatcttttctcattttctctcatcatactttctctcttctcagcCTCTcgcatcacactctctctccttattttctctcatcacactctctcttcaaattttgattcattgaagagaaaatattcaactaaccaaacattatttttaagagtgatatctatGCTCATACTTATTCTCATTCTGTAATACTATCATTCTCATTTTCATTTCGATTCCTAGGAAAAAAACCAAACACCTTATATAGTAGTAGACAATAGAATGTCTATTGGTTTGGTTTGGATATAAGATAGAATGATTAGTTTACTTTGATTTGTTAGTATTAAATATTAAAGACAAAACAAATTTTGATTAAACTATAATACCAtactaataaaataaattattattaataataataaagaaaaaaaattagataattgTTTACTGGTTTGGTTTGGACAAGATAGAATGATTAGTTTACTTTGATTTGTTAGTATTAAATATTAAAGACAAAACAAACTTTGATTAAACTATAATACCAtactaataaaataaattaataataataataaagaaaaaaaattagataattgTTTACACGATAAAGTAGTTTTCTATAATATAATATTCTATAATTGGTATTCTTGGTTTTTTTCATTACTCTTTTATGTTTCATCATGTTGTTGTTTCTAGAATTATCATGCTCCTTTTAATCTTATTCTTTCTATTTACTTTCCTAGATCAGTTCATCTTGTTATTCTTTCTATTTTCTcatatttacttatttttttatcaCGTTCATGACTTAACTTATAAAATTCTAGCCAAATAAATCTAACAATCGCTTAAATTCAACAATGATAGCATGACAATTTTATGTATGGttgaata
It contains:
- the LOC122026108 gene encoding uncharacterized protein LOC122026108, which gives rise to MVVCKCRKATRLYCFVHKVPVCGECICFSEHQICVVKKYSDWVVDGEYDWPPTCSFCNIALEEGRDQTTRLGCLHLMHTNCLVSHVKGYPPQTAPAGYVCPTCSTPVWPPISIKDTGSHLHLKLKEAIIQSGLEKNVFGNHIVPPPASGNHGPPAFASDSLIHISPAEDTEGGASSFNSDKDSRPISVQATDAKYLDEVYNSIVGVGSSMVTESEIVELEGPNALEHQIMKDQDPHFMKTPSAATRKPTYHERKYSETSYYADDEDGTNKKYTRRGPIRNKFLRMLLPFWSNALPTLPVTAPPRNGVPEGKVHHQKSSRMDPRKILLVMAIMACMATMGMLYYRLAQRSLGENIPEDELQ